A genomic region of Aspergillus oryzae RIB40 DNA, chromosome 1 contains the following coding sequences:
- a CDS encoding NAD(P)-dependent alcohol dehydrogenase (Zn-dependent alcohol dehydrogenases), which translates to MSVTFDVFRGSPEGKIVADKTTRTLEYNEVFIETTHSGLCGTDEHYLKSGQVLGHEGIGIIKALGPGVTSVKVGDRVGFGYTHSICTSCDNCETGWDQFCRNQKQYGFHDFDNGTFSYGAVWDVNCVYPIPESVSSVDAAPLMCAGATVWTVLTEFGIRSTDRVAIMGIGGLGHIAIKLAVALGCEVVVLSSSESKRAEAIEYGASEYHVFRSGEPIKDFKPVKHLLLCGSGSVSYPSSLLTQSSLMPLMDTNGSIYPLTVAFEPSPVPMLDVLFKGVRIQGSLVASRKGIRTLLEFVARHKIVPTVMTFPLTVEGIEEAMQTLREGKMRYRGVLVKEN; encoded by the exons ATGAGCGTCACATTCGATGTCTTCCGTGGCTCCCCTGAGGGCAAGATTGTTGCCGACAAGACAACGCGCACTCTGGAATACAACGAAGTGTTCATTGAGACGACACATTCCGGTCTTTGTGGGACGGATGAACACTACCTGAAGTCGGGCCAGGTGCTTGGACACGAGGGCATCGGTATCATCAAGGCTCTCGGACCCGGTGTTACCTCGGTGAAGGTTGGAGACCGTGTGGGATTTGGATACACACATAGCATTTGCACATCTTGTGATAACTGTGAGACTG GCTGGGACCAATTCTGCCGCAACCAGAAGCAATATGGCTTCCACGACTTTGACAACGGTACCTTCAGCTACGGCGCCGTCTGGGACGTCAACTGCGTCTACCCCATCCCAGAGTCAGTCAGCTCAGTCGATGCCGCCCCTCTCATGTGTGCTGGTGCGACTGTCTGGACTGTCCTGACTGAGTTTGGTATTCGCTCGACCGATCGCGTCGCTATTATGGGCATTGGTGGCCTCGGTCACATTGCTATCAAGCTTGCTGTCGCATTGGGCTGCGAGGTTGTCGTTCTTTCCAGCTCTGAGTCCAAGAGAGCAGAAGCGATAGAGTATGGTGCCTCCGAGTACCATGTCTTCCGTTCCGGCGAGCCTATCAAGGACTTCAAGCCTGTGAAGCATTTGTTGCTGTGTGGAAGTGGTTCCGTGAGCTATCCTTC GTCGTTGCTAACACAGAGCAGTCTCATGCCCCTCATGGACACCAACGGTAGCATTTACCCCTTGACGGTCGCATTTGAGCCCTCTCCTGTTCCCATGCTAGATGTCCTCTTCAAAGGTGTCCGTATCCAGGGATCTCTGGTTGCTTCTCGGAAGGGTATTCGTACTCTTCTGGAGTTTGTAGCTAGGCATAAGATCGTGCCCACGGTCATGACATTCCCATTGACTGTGGAAGGTATTGAGGAAGCCATGCAGACTCTTAGAGAGGGAAAGATGAGATATAGAGGGGTGCTTGTGAAGGAAAATTAA